TTCGGAGGACAGGAATTTATTCCCGGGATGGTGGACAAGATAAGCAGAACTGCAGAACTGATAAAAGATTACCGTACAAAATATGATAAGAAAAAACTTATAGAAATCGAGGTGGACGGGGGCATTGACTTAAAAACGGCAGCCAGAGTAGTTTCTGCAGGGGCAACTGTTCTGGTAATGGGTACTGCCTTGTGCAATTCCGGTGATATAGCAGGTTATCTAAACCAGGTAAGAGAAACACTGTAGAATCTCTAACAGAGAGACCTCCTATAATATTGGTGTCTTCGTTTATAATAATTGTCCACTATAATTGGTGAAATGATTATTATGTTTAATGTTTCATCAAAATTAAAAAGTGTGTATGTATCTTTTTTTTAACTCAACATTAAGACTGTTGAGAATCAAATGGTCATAATAGCAGGTTATGACTGGGTTAAAGTTAAAGAAGTTTGCCTATTGTTATCTACTTAGTTTGCTCCAGATGAGAGAGCTAATAAGGTTAAATATCTAGAGTTAGTATTTTAAAATCAGCCAGATATATTATAAGATGATATTTGGTGGCCCTATGATGAAATTGGAAGACATGATAGATTGGCAGTCTATTGGGGAACTTATCCGCGTGTCGATTCGAATCTGGCTAGGGGAACCAGTAAATTTTAATATACATCATCATGTTTTCCAATATCAATCGGGATTATCGTGTTTTCTTCAATAATGAAATCAATGCATATCCTATATGAGATATTAATTGAAACTGAATATAAATCTGATAATTTACCTTTTAATTTATGCAAGCGAAGTGATGGGTGAAATACATTTATTTCGATTAACTTTAAAGTCTTTTCGTATTGAGAAATAATTTCAGGGTGGTATTTTAAAAACTTTTTGGCTCTCTTAATATATGTTTCAGTATATATTATTTTATTCACCGGTTATTCTTCTAATGTGTTCCTCAACAGATTCTTCAATAAATTTGCCATTTTCCATATCTTTTCTTGATTCGATAAGGGCAATTTCAAGTTCGCATTCTCTCAAGCTATTATATGCTGCAATAGGTAAAACGACATATTTACTCTTTCCTCTTACAGTAATAATAACTTCGTTGTCACTTGAGGTCGCATCTCTTAATGCTGTAGCACCTCTTTGTTTTAATTCGTTTGCTGTTAATATTTTTACCATAATATTACTCCTTTTAGTACTTTAAATAATACTAAATAATATACTTTTGTCAATTACTGCAAAAAATTTATTTTCAACTTTAATAATTCATTAAGAAATTGATTCGAGATTTCATCTGTTGGGGAAGCCATTAATCCTAAATATACATGTCGCCAATCTTCTTAAATGTTCATAAGATGTGAACTAATAGTTTATAACCCATGAACATTACTTAATAAAGACTAAAATAAATGCATAAAATTTTTTTAACTCCTGAAAGATTAAAAATTATAAAATATGTAATCTTTAAAGAAGGTCCATTAAGCGCAAACGCGGTGGCAGGTGATCTAAACTTAAGCAAAGGGTTGGTTTCTAAATACTTAGAATTGTTGCTACAAAAGAAAATTACTAATAGGTCAAAGGGAAAATACTTTGTACCTATTAGCTTATTATGTCCCTTAAATTAATCAGCAATCTCGTCAGTGGTCAGGACAATTTTTTAAAAATTCTTAATATATAATTTCATACTTCATAATACCTTTAATATTAAGTTTTAATTCTGACCTATTATTTACCACACATTAAGGCTTAATTTATCCTTCTGGTTACAAAGTTTCACACTTACTTTTTTTCTTGATGTCCTTAAAAAGCTCTTCTATCTGATCTTTAGTGTCCAGCTTCAGTGCTTTTCTGGCCAATCTATTTGCCGCTTTTGGTTCGCTAGATTCAAGTATTTTCTTAACCCGGTAGTAGTTTCGCAACCCCACACTGAAACTGCTTATACCCAGGCCTACCAGCAGAGGTATAAAATAGGGATGGGAAGCCACTTCCCCACATATGGCAACCTGTTTCTTATGTTTTTGCGCCCTGCTTATGATGTAATGCAACATTTCCAGGGTAGGCCGGTAAAGAAAATTCTCTTCATCTGAAGGCATATTATTAAACCTGCTGGTAGCAAAACTTAATGAAAACAGGTCGTTGGTGCCGATGCTAATGCTGCTGGTATGAGATAAAATATAGTCCAGGGAAAATATGGCTCCTGGAGTTTCAATCATGGCTATTACCGGGATATCCTTTTTAAACTCTATCCCCTCGCGGGATAAATTTTCCTGAACCTGGCCCAGCATGGTTTTGAAGTTTAATATATCTTCCGGTTTGGAAACCATGGGCAGGGATATAGTTAAATTTCCATAGGCACTGGCCATAAGCATGGCTTTCAGCTGTATCTTCAATATTTTATCTATTCTGGGTTTTATCTCCTCCCTCTTAAAGGATTGTTTATATAGAAGATTTATCAATGCCTGTTTATCCCCGCTTAAATCCAGCATCCTTAGGGTAACCGGCAATTTCTGGTATGCAGTAAGGATCCTTTTGTAGTTCTGGTATTGTTTATCCAGGGTCAAGCCCATATCCCCATTTAGTATGGAAAGTTCTGTCCTGAATAATCCTATGCCCTCTACCCCCATTTCAATGGCCTCCATAGCTTCATTAGTAGAATTAATATTGGCCATTACCTGACATCTGGTACATAACTTTTCTACTGATTTAGCTGATGTATTTATAACCGGAGAGCAATAATCCTGATATTTTTTCAGGGTAGACAGGTCAGGGTCTATAACCAGTATTCCCAGTTGGCCGTCCAGTATGGCGGTCTGGTTGTTTTTAATGCTGCTTAAATCCTGGTCGGCATCAATAAGGTAGGGAATCTTGATAGACTTAATAAGTATGGAAGTATGTGACTCCATACTTCCTTTCTGGCTCACGATTCCCTTAACCCGGTTAAAATCCATATCAGCAATATCTGTGGGAAAAAGATTCCTGGTGACCATAATCAAAGAGTGCTCACCGGAGCTTTTTTCAGGTATGGTATCCGGCAGACCGGAAGGCTTAAGGTAGGCCACCAGGCGGTTATAGAGGTCTATAAGATCATAAATCCTGTTCTTGAACTTTTCATTCCTATTTTTTTTAAGTAACTCAATTCTTTCATTAAACACGATGGATGCCGCCAGGTAGGCGGACACCCGGTAATTTTTAATAATCCTGATTATGTTATCAAATATATTGGTATCCTTTAGGGCCAGTATCTGGAAATCAATGATTTCAGAAAATTTTTCACTTATGGTCTTTTTAAGTTTTTCTTTGGCCTCTATAAGGTTTTCCCCGGAAGATTTAATTGCCTGCTCAAATTTTTTAATTTCTGCAGATATGTCCTGTTCGGTTAGCTTTTTTTGATCAAGGTCCTTTTTTAAGGCTTCCATGGTGCCTACATCATCTATGTCCAGGTCATAAAACTCTTTGGACAGGGTCTGAAGCAGGGTTTTCTCTGTTTTAATTCCCGGTTCTGCAACCAGGGTTTTACCGATTATGCATCCCTTGCAAACAGTTATCCCTTTTATAACTTCCATGATCAGTAATTCCTGAGTTTGGAAAATTTATTCTTAAAAAAATAATGGAGCTGCTGATTAACCTCTTGCTCATCTTCACCGCTTATACTTACCCCTATAACCTCTCCGTTCTCCACCCCCAGGCTTAAAACTTCAGTAATATTTTTAGCATTAGCCCTAATGCCATTAAAGGAGAGATATATGTCTGAACTGTAACGGTGACACAGTTCCACCAGCCTGGATGCAGGCCGGGCATGGAGCCCTTCACTGTTTTTAACTTTAATAGAAATATTTTTCATTACACTTACAGATTCTACAACAAAAGTTAAAAAGTGATAAGCAGGGGTTATTCTTTCAAGTTTCTGGAAACTCCATGCAAAAGGTCGCCGATTCTTTCCAGGTGGAGTATGACATCTGCAAACACTACTCCGGACAGGGGCATGCAGGTTCCTTCCTGCAGCCTTATTAAATGACTGGCTCTTACCTTTTCTACTATCTTATCTATTTCTTCTTCTATCTCATCACATTCACGTAAGGCTTCCTGGTTATCATCTACTCCCTCCAGCAGGGTGGTAAACATCTGGTCTGTTTTGGAAAAAGCTGATTCCAGTTCTTTCTGGGCAGTTTCTGAAAAACTCATATTATTTTCTTCTTTCACCAGGAACAGATAAAGTATGCTTTCACAATGGTCAGCTGCCCTTTCCAGATCATAAGCCATATGTAAAAAGCTGGTAAGTTTTTTAGAAAGGCTGGCATTAAGTGATTTCTGGGATATCTTGGTAAGATACCTGATTATATCTTCGGTTATGCTGTCCACGGCAGTCTCCCGGTCCAGCACTTTCTCCTCTATTATAGGTTTGCGTACATACATTCTTTCATGAGCCAGATTCAACATCTCATGGGTAACCTTAGTGACCCTGGCCAGTTCTTTTTTTGCTTGTTCCAAAGCTATGTCCGGGGTCTGAATTAACCTGGTATCCAGATACAGTGCATTCTTATTAATGGTTATATCCTTGCCGGGGAAAATTTTGGTAACCGCTCTTTCAAAAAGCCCCAAAGCAGGAAAAAGAAGGGCAGTAGTGATCAGGTTAAACCCGGTATGGATATTGGCTATCTGTCTGGAAATATCACTTCCACTTATCCCTACTATGAAATGCTGAAGCCTAAAACCGTACAACAGTATAACGAATACTATGGTACCCACGATATTAAACATTAAATGTGAAAAAGCGGTTCTTTTGGCAGTTATGGTGGTCCTAAGCGAGCTTATCAGGGCAGTGGAGCAGGTTCCAATATTATCTCCCAGCAATATGGGAATGGCTGCTTCAATAGGCATCAGTCCCTGGCTGGCCAGTGCTAGAAGCAGGCCGATGGTAGCAGAGCTGCTCTGCAGCAATGTGGTCAGACCAATACCTGCTATGATTCCCAGGAATGGATTTCTGCTGAATATCAGCAGGAAATTTT
The sequence above is a segment of the Actinomycetes bacterium genome. Coding sequences within it:
- a CDS encoding plasmid stabilization protein; the encoded protein is MNKIIYTETYIKRAKKFLKYHPEIISQYEKTLKLIEINVFHPSLRLHKLKGKLSDLYSVSINISYRICIDFIIEENTIIPIDIGKHDDVY
- a CDS encoding type II toxin-antitoxin system Phd/YefM family antitoxin; protein product: MVKILTANELKQRGATALRDATSSDNEVIITVRGKSKYVVLPIAAYNSLRECELEIALIESRKDMENGKFIEESVEEHIRRITGE
- the ptsP gene encoding phosphoenolpyruvate--protein phosphotransferase, whose amino-acid sequence is MEVIKGITVCKGCIIGKTLVAEPGIKTEKTLLQTLSKEFYDLDIDDVGTMEALKKDLDQKKLTEQDISAEIKKFEQAIKSSGENLIEAKEKLKKTISEKFSEIIDFQILALKDTNIFDNIIRIIKNYRVSAYLAASIVFNERIELLKKNRNEKFKNRIYDLIDLYNRLVAYLKPSGLPDTIPEKSSGEHSLIMVTRNLFPTDIADMDFNRVKGIVSQKGSMESHTSILIKSIKIPYLIDADQDLSSIKNNQTAILDGQLGILVIDPDLSTLKKYQDYCSPVINTSAKSVEKLCTRCQVMANINSTNEAMEAIEMGVEGIGLFRTELSILNGDMGLTLDKQYQNYKRILTAYQKLPVTLRMLDLSGDKQALINLLYKQSFKREEIKPRIDKILKIQLKAMLMASAYGNLTISLPMVSKPEDILNFKTMLGQVQENLSREGIEFKKDIPVIAMIETPGAIFSLDYILSHTSSISIGTNDLFSLSFATSRFNNMPSDEENFLYRPTLEMLHYIISRAQKHKKQVAICGEVASHPYFIPLLVGLGISSFSVGLRNYYRVKKILESSEPKAANRLARKALKLDTKDQIEELFKDIKKKSKCETL
- a CDS encoding HPr family phosphocarrier protein, yielding MKNISIKVKNSEGLHARPASRLVELCHRYSSDIYLSFNGIRANAKNITEVLSLGVENGEVIGVSISGEDEQEVNQQLHYFFKNKFSKLRNY
- a CDS encoding Na/Pi cotransporter family protein — translated: MLIIEVFAGLSLFIFGINRLSGSLQKITSNRLKSIINILAKRSWSTLLVGLFTTVIIQSSSATSVMTVGFVNAGLLTLRQAIGIIMGANIGTTITAQIISFNIDMLSLPIIIIGFSFYFFGRKKRYKNIGMAILGLGLLFLGMTIMKEALAPLKTNEAFKNFLLIFSRNPFLGIIAGIGLTTLLQSSSATIGLLLALASQGLMPIEAAIPILLGDNIGTCSTALISSLRTTITAKRTAFSHLMFNIVGTIVFVILLYGFRLQHFIVGISGSDISRQIANIHTGFNLITTALLFPALGLFERAVTKIFPGKDITINKNALYLDTRLIQTPDIALEQAKKELARVTKVTHEMLNLAHERMYVRKPIIEEKVLDRETAVDSITEDIIRYLTKISQKSLNASLSKKLTSFLHMAYDLERAADHCESILYLFLVKEENNMSFSETAQKELESAFSKTDQMFTTLLEGVDDNQEALRECDEIEEEIDKIVEKVRASHLIRLQEGTCMPLSGVVFADVILHLERIGDLLHGVSRNLKE